Proteins encoded together in one Ptiloglossa arizonensis isolate GNS036 chromosome 9, iyPtiAriz1_principal, whole genome shotgun sequence window:
- the Cep97 gene encoding centrosomal protein 97kDa, which translates to MASTESLVCDTLDLSGQGLKKLSRCPSDADISTLIIDDNELPRLDNLDSYHRITKLSVVRNQLLRMYGISKLHNLVTLNLANNGIIAIEGIKDMINLQTLCLAGNNIKSIEHLHTNTKLEHLDLSENSISHISDISYLRNLKELFLHNNRIITLRQCERYLPTSLETFTLANNNITDLNEMSHLANLTNLINFSIANNPCVSVTGNTYSGFDCRPFVINWCMSLKSIDGYPVDPIESLKAEWLYSQGRGRQFRVGEHALLAQYLASVCPLSGESLENETDRKLRLILSKAQHHQQQLSQQSDTGNLHSLSSVGMSPSPATRRRLSHNRTSSPRRAIVPMLTYYEDKCLQSPKFYEAKYCVCHSPCKGSSRNSLRIRSPDRMISSCHTDAMVSSCHGLLNENHESLMTQSLDPNMLCGTLNNKMSNIAVSQSIEETSSPLQAATKLVPVPESLMSPDFRPPSGLSRVLPKTPPSKLTSPCQITMPNKLTSDGDGKAIPIINTVNPMAKTNLSSVKANALVKSNSATNCNIGKPNIAKPIVINANKCPHAVKINNYVQSKTLPGKRSTRNSPNLSRNIQRPKSANDRIKGGVIKKSGDGDAGNTTQSSDEDNEVCQAKLDSIRHRAIQRRQEDNNKDQDEAEKAAICIQRMWRGYHTRNLNKKATNILKIIEMTRTNKYIQKLSTDMEATRTALESEHKLQLLQMQAINALWKKVVSLQPSGNRDSIINDNENITQNVDVVTNLAQTCNLLHSQVQQLQDSMSEIKRCMSSMQSKPILIDNAVATQTEISAVHTPAGEENTFPYARPHRPQTLPIHQTIHEGNENKSFASNLIDSVLKKVSQSTDTTDDEVNTDILNSNENPELLNSNEHPDMFKSCEEIVESDFKDVMEHDAKNEYDVIDNTVINGEVCEETLCKELHHLIETEIATENSKKLEKEDNSEEIEKEQL; encoded by the exons ATGGCTTCGACGG AATCCTTGGTATGTGATACACTCGATTTAAGTGGTCAAGGTCTTAAAAAGCTATCCCGTTGTCCGTCAGATGCAGATATCAGTACATTGATCATAGACGATAATGAGCTACCACGTCTCGATAATCTTGATTCTTATCATAGAATTACCAAG CTTTCAGTAGTAAGAAACCAACTGTTACGGATGTATGGTATATCAAAGTTACATAATCTTGTAACTCTTAATTTAGCAAATAATGGTATAATAGCCATAGAAGGCATAAAGGACATGATAAATTTACAAACGCTTTGTTTAGCTGGTAACAATATAAAG TCCATTGAACACCTGCATACAAATACAAAGCTGGAGCATTTGGACTTGTCTGAAAATAGCATCAGTCATATCTCAGATATTTCATATCTACGAAATTTGAAG GAACTTTTTCTGCATAACAATCGCATAATAACGTTAAGACAATGCGAACGCTATTTACCTACTTCTTTAGAAACATTTACATTggcaaataataatattactgaTTTAAATGAAATGTCACATTTAGCTAATTTAACGAATTTAATAAACTTTTCAATTGCCAATAACCCATGTGTTAGTGTGACAGGTAACA CTTATAGCGGGTTTGACTGTCGTCCTTTTGTTATCAATTGGTGTATGAGCTTGAAATCAATTGATGGCTATCCTGTTGATCCTATTGAAAG TTTAAAGGCAGAGTGGCTATATTCTCAGGGACGTGGCAGACAATTCCGTGTTGGTGAACATGCACTACTTGCTCAGTACCTAGCATCTGTCTGCCCTCTTTCTGGTGAATCATTAGAAAATGAAACTGACAGGAAGCTTAGGCTGATTTTGAGTAAAGCACAACATCATCAACAACAATTAAGTCAACAaagtgatactggaaacctacACAGCTTAAGTAGCGTCGGAATGAGTCCTTCTCCAGCTACTAGGCGTAGACTTAGTCATAACAGGACAAGTTCTCCTAGACGTGCCA TTGTGCCAATGTTGACATACTATGAAGATAAATGCTtacaatcaccaaaattttatgAAGCAAAGTACTGTGTGTGCCATTCGCCTTGTAAAG gTTCATCAAGAAATTCGTTAAGAATAAGGTCACCAGACAGAATGATATCTAGTTGTCATACAGATGCTATGGTTTCTTCGTGCCATGGACTATTAAATGAAAATCATGAATCGTTAATGACTCAAAGTTTGGATCCAAATATGCTTTGTGGAACCTTAAACAATAAGATGTCAAATATTGCTGTTTCACAAAGCATCGAAG AAACATCTAGTCCTTTACAAGCTGCAACAAAATTAGTACCAGTTCCAGAGTCTTTAATGAGTCCAGATTTTCGTCCACCTTCTGGTCTTTCACGAGTTTTACCAAAAACTCCACCAAGTAAATTAACATCACCATGTCAAATTACAATGCCCAATAAACTCACGTCCGACGGAGATGGCAAGGCTATTCCAATTATAAATACCGTAAATCCAATGGCAAAAACGAATCTCAGTTCTGTGAAAGCAAATGCACTTGTAAAAAGTAATTCTGCAACAAACTGCAATATTGGGAAACCAAATATCGCTAAACCAATTGTCATAAATGCTAATAAATGTCCCCATGctgtgaaaattaataattatgttCAAAGTAAAACATTGCCTGGCAAACGAAGTACAAGAAATTCGCCAAATTTAAGCAGAAACATACAAAGGCCTAAAAGCGCAAATGACAGAATTAAAGGCggtgtaattaaaaaaagtgGAGATGGAGATGCAGGTAATACCACTCAAAGCAGTGATGAAGATAATGAAGTTTGTCAAGCAAAATTGGACAGTATTCGCCATAGAGCCATTCAAAGAAGACAGGAGGACAATAATAAAG ACCAAGACGAAGCTGAGAAAGCAGCAATTTGCATCCAAAGAATGTGGAGAGGCTACCATACTAGAAATCTTAATAAGAAAGCAACCAATATACTGAAGATTATCGAAATGACAAggacaaataaatatattca GAAACTTTCCACTGACATGGAGGCTACTAGAACAGCTTTGGAAAGCGAACATAAGTTGCAATTATTACAAATGCAAGCAATTAATGCACTATGGAAAAAAGTTGTAAGTCTTCAGCCTAGTGGTAATCGAGATTCTATAATCAATGATAATGAAAACATTACGCAAAATGTAGATGTTGTGACCAATTTAGCACAAACATGTAATTTGTTACATTCCCAG GTTCAACAATTACAAGACTCTATGTCAGAAATAAAACGATGCATGTCAAGTATGCAATCAAAACCAATTCTTATCGATAATGCTGTTGCAactcaaactgaaatatctgcTGTTCATACTCCAGCAGGTGAAGAAAATACATTCCCTTATGCACGGCCACATAGACCACAGACTTTGCCAATTCATCAAACTATTCACGAAGGAAATGAGAATAAAAGTTTTGCATCTAATCTGATCGACAGTGTGTTAAAGAAAGTTTCTCAATCTACTGATACAACAGATGATGAAGTTAATACTGATATACTAAATTCTAATGAAAATCCTGAATTATTGAATTCAAATGAACATCCAGATATGTTCAAAAGTTGTGAAGAAATTGTTGAATCTGACTTTAAGGATGTAATGGAACACGATGCTAAAAATGAATATGATGTAATTGATAATACTGTTATAAATGGAGAAGTTTGCGAAGAAACACTGTGTAAGGAATTGCACCACTTAATTGAGACAGaaattgcaacagaaaatagCAAAAAACTTGAGAAAGAAGATAATTCagaagaaattgagaaagaacAACTTTAA